In Corythoichthys intestinalis isolate RoL2023-P3 chromosome 11, ASM3026506v1, whole genome shotgun sequence, a single genomic region encodes these proteins:
- the LOC130923965 gene encoding uncharacterized protein C3orf85-like: MKLVILLAVLTGVLAVPFMREEQAKRFIRLKRQSGYWDPHNSQNQWGYTIQEQANEYWTALRTDAQFYMDMGNLMFDRSVADENNRLYMEMLRNTRAHLDSQTGGRE; encoded by the exons ATGAAGCTTGTAATTCTTCTTGCTGTCTTGACAG GGGTGCTGGCAGTCCCATTCATGAGAGAGGAACAAGCAAAGCGCTTCATAAGGCTAAAAAGACAGTCAGGATACTGGGACCCCCATAATTCTCAGAACCAGTGGGGTTATACCATCCAGGAGCAG GCAAATGAGTACTGGACAGCCCTTCGAACAGATGCCCAGTTCTACATGGATATGGGTAACCTGATGTTTGACCGCTCTGTGGCCGA TGAGAACAACAGACTGTACATGGAGATGTTGCGCAATACTCGAGCTCACTTGGACAGCCAGACAGGAGGACGCGAATAG
- the LOC130923963 gene encoding neuronal acetylcholine receptor subunit non-alpha-2-like, with product MMKLLLIFVLSGASCPLTLATISASNEFVSLAEMEDALLKNLFQGYQRWVRPIQHANDTIRVRFGLKISQLVDVDEKNQLMTTNVWLWQEWIDFKLRWNPEKYGGITSIRVPSENIWLPDIVLYENADGRFEGSLMTKAIVKYNGVITWTPPASYKSACTMDVTFFPFDRQNCTMKFGSWTYDGNMVDLVLIDNHVDRKDFFDNGEWEILNATGAKGNRKDGLYSYPFLTYSFILKRLPLFYTLFLIIPCLGLSFLTVLVFYLPSDEGEKLSLSTSVLVSLTVFLLVIEEIIPSSSKVIPLIGEYLLFIMIFVTLSIIVTVFVINVHHRSSATYHPMSPWVRSLFLQKLPRLLCMRGHIDRYHYPELAPESPEVKPRSGGRRGGQKASGGQTASDGKEDEAWATMLEKAIYSVRYISRHIRKEHFIREVVQDWKFVAQVLDRIFLWAFLTVSILGTILIFTPALHMFLKIPQPIPSEDPTSTSQL from the exons CATCAAATGAGTTTGTGTCCTTGGCGGAGATGGAGGACGCCTTGCTGAAAAATCTCTTCCAAGGGTACCAGCGCTGGGTGAGGCCCATCCAGCACGCAAACGACACCATCAGAGTCCGCTTCGGACTCAAGATCTCCCAGCTGGTTGATGTG GATGAGAAGAACCAACTCATGACAACTAATGTTTGGCTCTGGCAG gagtggATTGAtttcaaactgcgttggaatccAGAAAAATATGGTGGCATCACCTCTATACGAGTTCcttcagaaaacatttggctccCTGACATTGTGCTCTATGAGAA CGCTGACGGGCGGTTCGAAGGCTCCCTGATGACCAAAGCCATTGTCAAGTACAACGGGGTTATCACCTGGACACCACCAGCCAGTTACAAGTCTGCCTGTACCATGGAcgtcacctttttccctttCGACCGGCAAAACTGCACAATGAAGTTTGGCTCTTGGACCTACGATGGCAACATGGTAGACCTGGTTTTGATTGACAACCACGTGGATCGAAAGGACTTCTTCGATAATGGCGAATGGGAGATTCTTAATGCCACAGGGGCAAAGGGAAACAGAAAGGATGGCCTGTATTCCTATCCCTTCCTCACATACTCCTTCATTCTGAAGAGGTTGCCGTTATTCTACACGCTTTTCCTCATCATCCCTTGTCTGGGGTTGTCTTTCCTGACGGTACTGGTGTTCTACCTTCCATCCGATGAAGGGGAGAAGCTGTCGCTCTCTACCTCCGTCCTCGTGTCACTCACTGTATTCCTCCTCGTCATTGAAGAGATCATCCCTTCTTCTTCCAAAGTCATCCCGCTTATCGGCGAGTACTTGCTCTTCATCATGATCTTTGTCACACTGTCCATCATTGTTACTGTGTTCGTCATCAACGTGCACCACCGATCTTcggccacctaccaccctatgtcGCCATGGGTTCGCAGCCTCTTTCTTCAAAAGCTGCCTAGGTTGCTTTGTATGCGAGGTCACATCGACCGTTACCACTACCCGGAGCTGGCTCCAGAAAGTCCCGAGGTGAAGCCACGATCCGGAGGGCGGAGAGGAGGCCAGAAGGCAAGTGGAGGACAGACTGCTTCCGATGGAAAGGAGGATGAGGCCTGGGCCACCATGTTGGAGAAAGCCATCTACTCAGTACGCTACATCAGCAGACACATCCGAAAAGAGCATTTCATTCGAGAG GTGGTCCAAGACTGGAAGTTTGTTGCCCAGGTGCTAGACAGGATCTTCCTGTGGGCATTCCTGACTGTCTCCATACTTGGCACTATCCTTATCTTCACTCCAGCTCTCCATATGTTCCTCAAAATCCCTCAACCAATTCCAAGTGAGGATCCTACTTCAACCTCACAACTTTAG